From the genome of Nicotiana sylvestris chromosome 2, ASM39365v2, whole genome shotgun sequence, one region includes:
- the LOC138885084 gene encoding uncharacterized protein, with protein MAQKHPGFQWSNPNGAENPQRFFNQKQQVQGPPGFQNQNRGQQDFQKYQQLPQRAHQQSLEDMMYKFIKATDEKVESQSSAIKNLEIQMSQLATLMSEQIKGDLPSNTEKNPKEHLKAISLQSGKTLDDPYADRQGTLQEAEQVNEGENKKDSKLLKEQKDKGKKQLYISIPFTEALTQMPSYAKFLKEILSSKRKLEEVSVVKLTEKCSAILQNKLPQKLSDSGSFTIPCTVGGAHFEKALCDSGASINLIPFSIFRKLELGEMKDTGVSLQLAGQSTKRPKGIIENVLVRVDKFVFPVDFIVLEMEENTEVPLILGRPFLATGRAIIDVH; from the exons ATGGCACAAAAACATCCGGGATTCCAATGGAGTAACCCAAATGGTGCTGAAAATCCTCAAAGATTCTTCAATCAAAAGCAGCAGGTACAGGGACCACCTGGTTTTCAAAATCAAAACAGAGGGCAACAAGATTTCCAGAAATATCAACAACTACCCCAGAGAGCTCATCAACAAAGCCTCGAAGACATGATGTACAAATTCATTAAGGCTACAGATGAGAAAGTTGAAAGTCAAAGTTCAGCCATCAAGAATTTAGAAATTCAGATGAGCCAATTAGCAACCCTCATGTCTGAACAAATAAAAGGTGATCTACCAAGCAACACCGAGAAAAATCCAAAGGAACACCTCAAAGCCATTTCTTTGCAGTCAGGTAAAACTCTTGATGACCCATATGCAGATAGACAAGGAACACTACAAGAAGCGGAACAGGTAAATGAAGGTGAGAATAAAAAAGACTCTAAACTTCTAAAGGAacaaaaagataaaggaaaaaag CAACTTTACATTAGCATACCTTTCACGGAAGCTTTGACACAAATGCCTTCATATGCTAAATTTCTCAAAGAAATTTTGTCAAGTAAAAGGAAATTGGAAGAAGTTTCAGTAGTTAAGCTTACTGAAAAATGTAGtgctatacttcaaaataagctTCCACAGAAACTTAGTGATTCAGGAAGTTTTACAATTCCTTGTACTGTGGGAGGTGCTCACTTTGAAAAGGCATTATGCGATTCGGGTGCTTCAATAAATTTAATCCCTTTCTCAATTTTCAGGAAATTAGAACTTGGTGAAATGAAAGATACTGGTGTGTCTCTTCAATTAGCTGGTCAAAGTACTAAAAGGCCCAAAGGAATAATTGAAAATGTCCTCGTTAGAGTAGATAAATTTGTTTTCCCAGTAGATTTTATAGTActtgaaatggaagaaaatactGAGGTACCATTAATTTTAGGTAGACCATTTCTCGCAACAGGAAGAGCGATCATTGATGTTCATTAA